From the Geotrypetes seraphini chromosome 8, aGeoSer1.1, whole genome shotgun sequence genome, the window ggggagggagagatacaatGATAgctagagaaaggaagagaaaaaatgAATGAAGTGATATATTGAATGCAGTGAAGACTCTAGAGATCTACAGAATTAGTAGTCTTGCTGGGAGTTAAGAGGGAGGGAATTGTGGCATCGGGATCCTGAGAAGGGAAAAACATGAGGGAATTTCAGGTCTTATGAGGGGAACTTCTGTGCAAGAGAGACTACAAATAAACTatgcagaattttcaaaaatattttgcacagaattccctcAGGAGTAAACATCTGTTTAAAAGAGGAAGCAGAAGGGATTGCCTGTTTCTCCTGCAACTTCTATTTCATTAAGTGAATGGCATGTTCTATGAGGAAATCCCTACTCAGTTCTGTTTGCCACAAGCTTCCCTTGCAATCTGATGCTACAGCAATATCTCTCTGAATTGTGAGCACAGGACAGAGTTcttcagttatagaattgctctatTAATCATCAATTTGCAGTCTGAAATGTAGTCCCCCTCACCATGTCTTTTTTTTCAGTTAGAACCTTGTCCCCTTACTCCAAGGAACTTGGTCAATATCATCACTGAATCAACCACATTGGCTGCTCAGACACACCTTTTaaggaaacaagaaaaataaatgaCTAACTTACCAAAAAGGTGGCTTCTCTTTCTCATCAGCTTTCGCTTTCTCATTTTTGTTTGTATACTCCACTAGCTGATCAATCGTCTCAATAACTTTAGGATCTGCAGGTTGTACACCTGCACAAAAATGACAATAGCAACTTGATTATATAATTCTATTTCCTTGGGAGTTAAGGCCTCAGCACTATTTAGGAGAGAACACACACTACAAACAAGGCAATCCAAAAATAAGAGCGTCATGTCATCAGAACAGTGGCTGCTCTATAACACAGGGCGGAAAATGgaacacactgctggaattagtATAGTTAGAATCACCTTGTTAAGTTAGAGATGGTGATATGTATATTTAAAAGAGGGAGGCATACCACTATTGTTATACTCTTCTTTTGAAGTGCAAGTTGCCTTAGGTTTTGTGAACAAAGTGAGAGATGTTAAGTAAACAAAGCATTACACAAACAATTTGTTTAAGCATAGAGTTAAGCATAACCAACGATGCAATCAGCAAATTTAACCAACTTGCACTGTGAAATGCATGCACGCACACATAAAATTCACATAATAAATACTAAACAATTTACCTAAAACTTCAGCCTGTGATTTAGCCTTTAGTTTTAGTCCTGCTTTGTTCTCTGCAAGCCGCTGATACCGTTTCTGCAACTGGATTGGATAACCACTTTTCTCCAGCCAGCGTTTAAGATATGCCATGTACTCTCTTCCAAACAAAAAGCAATCGTCAAGATTTGGAAAGCCTGTGGGATTTGGAGCCATCTCTTGCAGGCCCAcagcttccagtattttttcttgTCTGTAAGATGATGTTATGGAGAAAGTTTGGCCAAGAAGCACCAGGGACTTACGACACAGTGATACGCTTTTTTCTAGAGCATTGGACAATTCCACTGGACTGACAAGACCACCTGCTTTGACATCCACCTCGTATGCATTACAAGCCATTAGCAAAGGGATCACACTCTTCAGAAGGCGTTCCTGAATGTTCATCAGGTATTTGTCAAATGGCTTGATTATTTCAAAGAAACAGTTCTTGGTTTTTATAATGCCTTTATCAATGAGAAGGTTGAGAAACTCATTATCTAATTTGGGACTCTTTAACGCTGGGTGATTTAAATTCTGAACACAGAAGAAAATGTAATCACGATGCCCTTGTTTAAGGGCACATTTGAAGGAGGCTAGCATTTTGGCACAAGCCTCTGTTTCTGCTTGAAAGAGTGCATCACATTGCTCCATAAAAATATCATCATCTTTCATTGTGTCAAATCCAGCCCATTTGACAATCTGATTGCTAAATTTTGAGAAGACATCAGATTCATCCAACAAGAGGAATTGTGGCCCTTTCTGTGGCATTTTTTTAGGTATAGGTACAGGCTTTTTTGGCTTCCATGCTACAGCACCCCTTGTCAGCCCTGGTTTTACACCGCCATGTCCCCGTGGAGGCATCATCACTTTGACTTTAGCGTCTCGACCTCTGAATTTTGATGGTGGCACTGGATGTTCCAAGTAATCAGAATCATAATCTTGCAGGTCATCATACATTTCagaagagccaaactcatcaagTTCTAGGCGGTCAAAATCACCCTTTCGAGACCAGGAGGTATCACGAGACCGTGAGTGAACAAAGCCAAGATCCCGGTCCCGAGACCTTGGGTGCCCAACCCCTTCATAGTAATGCTCATCACTTCTAAAAGGGCTGCGAGTTCGTCTGCGCTCTGTCCATTTCCGATCATACTCTCTTGGGGCAAAAGAAGGTCCTGGGAAATCTTCTCTCAACTCATCCTTCCATTTTCTGCTGGCACCACGTGGGTGGCTCTCATATCTACCATCGTCTTCAAAATCTTCTTCGTATCTTTTCAACGGTGGTCGTGGAGCTGGCCTGGGTGGAGGCactaatttatttaaaacaaaaacagaaagaaaaaaggaaaatgttATTTGAGGCTACAAGGGATttacagcatttcccccaatctgTTGCGATTGTTTGTCTTGTAGTGACTATCAAAAGTTGATAAACTGTATGAAACATTTAGAAATATATTTAATATGCCAGTACAATGTTCAGATCCCACATACATCAGGGCCAGTGAGGCTTGGTTGTGCATCAGAGGTGTGCAGGAATACAAGAAAGTTGTTCTACCATACCAGCTCCTGGTGGCATGTAAGCAGTGCTTTGAGTGTGCCCCTTCTCAGTTCTTGACACTATGAGAGTTCCCGGAACCACTTGGGCATTAGGGTTCTCCAGAAAAAACTAAAATTGGAGAAACTTTCCTAACTGAAGTTTCCCCCATGAATCTGTGTGCACTTgatcacaaaatattttttgtgcAATTTTTTAGGCCCATTCTTGGGTCACTCAATGCCAATGAATATAAGCACCACCAAAATctgtttcccccctcctccccattaaAATCAGCTATTTTTGCACTAAACAGGTGATAATGCTATCATTATTCTATGGATATAGATTACAAATCCCTTCAATCCATACAGAAATGTTCATTCCCTCAAGTCAACCTCAAAATATTCAACAGTCACACATCACTTCAGGAATATATTATCTTCAATTAACATATTATTATTTAGGACCTCAGCagcaccactcagagctcaacaATTTTTcactgctctaagctttatgtgctaGCCTCCTCATCAGTCCTTTAATAAACATTTTCAATTGAATGCATATATACTCTTAAATATCTTAAAGGCTTTCTGCAAATTATCTTTCAATGCTGTCCATTGGACAGGGGAAAATGTAACATGTTTCGCCACTAGGGCTTTCTTAAGGACATCCCTACTGCTGTTGATCGCACCATAATCCCTGGGCAATTGGCAGGAATAGGGATGTCCTTGAGAAAGCCCTAGTAGCGAAACATATGCTGGTCAATAGACAGCATTGAAAggtaagtagaagaaagattttaaaatatttaagaacatatgTTACTTTATATATGCATTCAATTGAAAAGGACTGATGAGGAGGCTAACACATAAAGCTAGTGGAAAAAATTTTGAGCTCTGAGTGATGCCGCTGAAGTCTTAAATGATGTTAATTAAAGATATACTGTTTATTCCCAATGTGATGTGTAACTGCTGAATATAGATATAGATTAAACATGTAATCTATGTAAACCCAACATTAAGCATATGTGAAAgaatttaggtttctgccaggtaactatgacctggattggctagtaTTGTAACCAGGGCTAGATCAGTGTCTCCCAACTTCTTTTTCCGTCACTTATACTTGCCGCTGGTGTTGTACGTCTCCCAACTGCTTTCTTCCGTCACATTTACTCAGCACCGGCGCTGTATGTCTCCCTTCCACCTGCCATTGCTTATCTCCCGCCTTCCTCGTCTTCTctccccagccccctccctccatgaacagcagcagcagctcactgtgtgacCTTTGTTGGCCAGCCCGCCTCtgacgaaagaggaagttgcatcatcggaggagccagtctagcaaaggccctgaggctgcctgatggaattgcTGGCTCAGCAGTATCTCTCCCTAGCAATAGCTCACTGCGTGCTTTTAACTTACCCAAGAAGCTGCCACTAGCGTTAGTTTAGCCACGGTTCAATCAGGCAGCCtctgggcctttgctaggccagacCACCTCCTACGAAAgaagaagttgcatcattggaggtggtccggcctagcaaaggccccgaggctaccTGATGGAACCGTGGCTAAACTAACACTAGTGGCAGCTGCGTGGGAAAGTTAAAAGCACGCTGTGAGCTGCCGctaaggaggggagagggaaagggaagggagtggaaatggggggagggaatgaaggaaaattgttgcaggatgagTGAGATTGATGAGGAGAAATAGGGCATGGTGAGAGAACATGTGAGTGGCgttggggagagatggactgggggtgggaaggagggaagtcacacttgagggaaggcgtgagaagaaagagaaagcaggcaggaggcagaaagtgttggactcatggagagaggaagagatggacaGGGAGCataattattatgggggtgggggcagagcttgggtgggagtattcagttgatatttgttagccttagagggtacttgacttgaagaagttaagaaacactgggctagagggaccattggtctgacccagtacagttctaaacagggctgtggagtcggtagataaatccttcgactccgaaGTTTCTGGCACTCATGACTACGATTCCGAATGTTACACTTTTAGAAATACAACTATGCACTGGGTTTTATTCTTACATCAGAGAAGTACTTAACACATTGTTGGCGGGAAATGAGTAAACACGTTTTTCACATACTATCTAACACTAGAGAGCCGACAAAACTCAGTTTCTACAAATTAGTGCTGGGATGCGaaaaaaagcataaacagctaTTCGGTGAATTAAAAATTATGCATTATCTATCGTTAGATATTAGGCGGTAAAGAGATACATGATGATTCGTGGAATTAGGGTTGGAAGGGAAAtcaaaaatgtaaataaaatagcAGTAAATTCAGTTGTCTTTCCTTAAATTTCTTCAgtataagttttttttaaattttgaaattAACCTTGAATGTTGTAATTGTGTAtaacaaaataattttaaaaatgtgttcaaattataataaagaattcaatataagaaaataaacaaacttttattaaaaaataagCAATGGTTCATAACTTACAGCTATTTTACATGAAATGTAATTTCCTGTGCAACATTTTAAAAATTTGCCCGCTTTTCGGTGTAATCGGCGAGAAATGCCCACAAACAATGTGTTAATTATGTCTATTGTTTGTGAAATGGGACATTTGaacttgctgtgtttttttaataataactTAAATTTATCAGGAGTCAGTACATTTTTAtcgactccaactccaggtaccaaaaaatatctctgactcctcgactccaactccATAGCCCTGGTTCTAAAGTCTCTACACACATATCCATCCCCACTAAATGCAGCTTAAGTAATGCCTTTCAATATCTGTTCTTTAATTACTCCTGAAAATGCTTACATCTGATGTCATTTAGTACAAGCCTCCAGGTCTTTTCCCTTAGTTTTGTCTTCCTTCTTTTCCTTAAGTCTCTTATCGTTAACTTATGATGGGAGCTTCAATCTGCCCAATTTCAGGGCGAAGTGATGAGGAGGAATGCATTAACTTCTGTCCTGTATCATTCTCATCCTAATATGGAAATATCCTCACTTAATAACAGACCATAGGTTTGATCTTGGCAAAAAGGGACTGCTTAAAATATGGCAACAATCTTTATCAGAATGTAACAATAATTaagccaatgagatttttttctttttttaccaggctgagaaatgattttaaaaacaCCCTTGCTTTTCCATAAGGCAAGTAAGTATTCAATCAATATGCACTTGTCATCAGCATTACTCCCCCTAATTACTTCtataggagtggcctagtggtataactgctgcctcagcacacAAATTGCAGTGGTGCTCCTTGCTCCTAGGTAAGTCAATTAATCCTCCATTAAcctgggtacaaaataaatacctgtatatatgtaaaccaattTGAATGTACAACCACAAAAAgggggtatacaagtcccattcacTTACtagctgtacacattatatgtaggtataggcagtccccgagttacagccACCCGAtttaagtatgactcgtacttaagaacacagttgcagcttcatttgatttcactgagcagtatttccagtgttatagactcctacacttctcctgtagcatggccacattaagaacagtgtgtagttgtgcatgctgtaccttagagggaacactggtagggacagtttgcccttttgtcagctggaagcagaggtaaacagcaagaaccttaaaatctgagttacatacaaatccgacttaagaacagctttaaaaacataacttgttcttaatcaggggactgcctgtactttctctgtctctagagggttcacaatctaagttttttgtatctgaggcaacggagggttaaatgacttacccagggtctcaaggagctgcaatgggaattgaacaCAATTCCCCAGGATCTCAGGTCACTGCaccaaccattaggctactcctccacctatccATATCACTATTAAATACTGGGAATTTTAGACATACCTACATAACCTCTAACTTGTAAGATCTTGCTCCATCAGTTGGGTAGAGAAgctttttaatcattttctttTGAGATGTGTAAACACAAATAGTATTACTATCATCATCTAGTGTTTGAATTgaaagatgatcaaattttcatctGGTAGAATAATCCAATGACAACACATTTATAAATCACAATAGCTGCTAAAGTAATTTTTGTTGTACAACTATTTGGAAGTGTTTCTCAGGTTGCTTTAGAAACAGAACGACCGCCACAATTTTTTTATCCAACTATTTTTTGTTGTTCCAGCTCAAGTAAACAG encodes:
- the LOC117364740 gene encoding SURP and G-patch domain-containing protein 2-like, producing MRKMAAARRITRDTFDAVVQEKMKKYRMNRDDAIDETIEQFQLQVPPPRPAPRPPLKRYEEDFEDDGRYESHPRGASRKWKDELREDFPGPSFAPREYDRKWTERRRTRSPFRSDEHYYEGVGHPRSRDRDLGFVHSRSRDTSWSRKGDFDRLELDEFGSSEMYDDLQDYDSDYLEHPVPPSKFRGRDAKVKVMMPPRGHGGVKPGLTRGAVAWKPKKPVPIPKKMPQKGPQFLLLDESDVFSKFSNQIVKWAGFDTMKDDDIFMEQCDALFQAETEACAKMLASFKCALKQGHRDYIFFCVQNLNHPALKSPKLDNEFLNLLIDKGIIKTKNCFFEIIKPFDKYLMNIQERLLKSVIPLLMACNAYEVDVKAGGLVSPVELSNALEKSVSLCRKSLVLLGQTFSITSSYRQEKILEAVGLQEMAPNPTGFPNLDDCFLFGREYMAYLKRWLEKSGYPIQLQKRYQRLAENKAGLKLKAKSQAEVLGVQPADPKVIETIDQLVEYTNKNEKAKADEKEKPPFWFLFEETSLEYKYYRVKLAEVQSSRESTLDAGVQTKSSKRTPEELATESVRAMLYARKATQLKRKLFRNIALSRRRKIKRVTAATQTVLSSSVMIKMQARKAQTSIRETASSSEKPVTEERYSPSRPTGSAPSPRNEGSAEIKSEPTEQSEPLSEAEILQIDAKTKDTAEKLAQFVAQVGPEIEKFSMENSASNPEFGFLHEPKSPAYRFYRMKVTEFRQTMDNSKDSGTSKQGSSGSAAGRIKTAVKAEASSSDKAETEMECDAAEAPNEGGLQSGVTPPVRAPLPRKRVTSLKVGILPKKRVCLVEEPQVHDPVRIGYDRPRGRPAARKVKQKPKDLEFVNKKLTDQNVGFQMLRKMGWKEGQGLGSSGAGIKDPVKVGATSGGEGLGVEQNKEDTFDVFRQWMMQMYKQKKPK